One region of Cyanobium sp. M30B3 genomic DNA includes:
- the leuB gene encoding 3-isopropylmalate dehydrogenase — MTSYRITLLPGDGIGPEIMAVARQLLDAVSGRHGFSLSYDEQPMGGAAIDVSGEPLPASTLEACRASDAVLLAAIGSPQYDTLPREQRPESGLLALRAGLGLFANLRPVKIIPALIDASTLRREVIEGVDLLVVRELTGGVYFGTPKGRVEAEGRVRAFNTMAYFDDEIDRIAKVGFDLAQQRSGRLCSVDKANVLDVSQLWRDRVEALHAASYPGVELSHLYVDNAAMQLVRNPRQFDVLLTSNLFGDILSDEAAMLSGSIGMLPSASLGASGPGLFEPIHGSAPDIAGQDKANPMAMVLSAAMLLRIGLQQEAAAAELEAAVDRVLAAGYRTGDLMAEGCTQLGCRAMGERLLASLEG; from the coding sequence ATGACCAGCTACCGGATCACCCTGCTCCCTGGAGACGGCATCGGTCCGGAGATCATGGCCGTGGCACGCCAGCTGCTGGATGCGGTGAGCGGCCGCCATGGCTTCAGCCTCAGCTACGACGAGCAGCCGATGGGCGGTGCCGCCATCGATGTCAGCGGCGAACCGCTGCCCGCCAGCACCCTGGAGGCCTGCCGCGCCAGCGACGCGGTGCTGCTGGCCGCCATCGGCTCCCCCCAATACGACACCCTGCCCCGCGAGCAGCGTCCCGAGAGCGGCCTGCTGGCCCTGCGCGCCGGCCTGGGCCTGTTCGCCAACCTGCGCCCCGTCAAGATCATCCCGGCCCTGATCGACGCCTCCACCCTCAGGCGCGAGGTGATCGAGGGGGTGGATCTGCTGGTGGTGCGGGAGCTCACCGGCGGCGTCTATTTCGGCACCCCCAAGGGGCGCGTGGAGGCGGAAGGGCGCGTGCGCGCCTTCAACACCATGGCCTATTTCGACGATGAGATCGACCGGATCGCCAAGGTGGGCTTCGACCTGGCCCAGCAGCGCAGCGGCCGGCTCTGCAGCGTGGACAAGGCCAACGTGCTCGATGTGAGCCAGCTCTGGCGCGACCGGGTGGAAGCCCTGCACGCCGCCAGCTACCCGGGCGTGGAGCTCAGCCACCTGTACGTGGACAACGCCGCCATGCAGCTGGTGCGCAACCCCCGCCAGTTCGACGTGCTGCTCACCAGCAACCTGTTCGGCGACATCCTCAGCGACGAGGCCGCCATGCTCAGCGGCTCGATCGGCATGCTGCCCTCGGCCTCCCTGGGCGCCAGCGGCCCGGGCCTGTTCGAGCCGATCCACGGCTCCGCCCCCGATATCGCCGGCCAGGACAAGGCCAACCCGATGGCCATGGTGCTCAGCGCCGCCATGCTGCTGCGCATCGGCCTGCAGCAGGAGGCCGCCGCCGCCGAGCTGGAGGCCGCCGTCGACCGGGTGCTGGCGGCGGGCTACCGCACCGGCGACCTGATGGCCGAGGGCTGCACCCAGCTCGGCTGCCGCGCCATGGGCGAGCGGCTGCTGGCCTCCCTGGAGGGCTGA
- the lpxD gene encoding UDP-3-O-(3-hydroxymyristoyl)glucosamine N-acyltransferase, whose translation MRFSQLLAQLSEGQAGALPAHVPAQDPELSGAAALDQAGPGDLAFLEEGHALAAAVASTAAAAVLIPALGEESAALRHQLEARGVAWVALADPRLGFAEALELLYPTPPPPPGIHPTAVVHPTAEVSPESHLGAHVVVGAGVRIAAGCTLHPHVVIYDDVEIAAGCVLHAGAVVHPGSRLAEGCVLQSNAVIGGEGFGFVPTAAGWRKMPQTGRVVLEAGVEVGSGSCIDRPAVGETRIGAGSKIDNLVHIGHGVSTGAGCALAAQVGIAGGARLGKGVILAGQVGLANRAVMGDRAIASSKSGVHGEVAAGEVVSGYPAIPNRLWLRCAAAFNRLPEMARALRALEKRGQD comes from the coding sequence ATGCGATTCAGCCAACTGCTCGCCCAGCTCAGTGAGGGGCAGGCCGGTGCGCTCCCCGCCCATGTCCCGGCCCAGGATCCTGAGCTGAGCGGCGCCGCCGCCCTCGACCAGGCCGGCCCCGGTGACCTGGCCTTCCTGGAGGAGGGTCATGCCCTGGCCGCGGCGGTGGCCAGCACCGCCGCTGCTGCCGTGCTGATTCCCGCCCTCGGCGAGGAGAGCGCGGCGCTGCGCCACCAGCTGGAGGCCCGTGGGGTGGCCTGGGTGGCCCTCGCCGATCCGCGCCTGGGCTTTGCCGAGGCCCTTGAGCTGCTCTACCCCACCCCGCCGCCGCCGCCGGGCATCCACCCCACCGCCGTCGTGCACCCCACGGCCGAGGTGAGCCCCGAGAGCCATCTGGGCGCCCACGTGGTGGTGGGAGCCGGGGTGCGCATAGCAGCGGGCTGCACCCTCCACCCCCATGTGGTGATCTACGACGACGTGGAGATCGCCGCCGGCTGCGTGCTGCATGCCGGGGCCGTGGTGCATCCCGGCAGTCGGCTGGCCGAGGGCTGCGTGCTGCAGAGCAACGCGGTGATCGGCGGCGAGGGCTTCGGCTTCGTACCCACCGCGGCGGGTTGGCGCAAGATGCCCCAGACCGGCCGGGTGGTGCTGGAGGCCGGCGTGGAGGTGGGCAGCGGCAGCTGCATCGACCGCCCCGCGGTGGGCGAAACCCGCATCGGTGCCGGCAGCAAGATCGACAACCTGGTGCACATCGGCCATGGCGTCAGCACCGGGGCCGGCTGCGCCCTGGCCGCCCAGGTGGGCATCGCCGGCGGAGCCCGCCTCGGCAAGGGCGTGATCCTCGCCGGCCAGGTGGGCCTGGCCAACCGGGCGGTGATGGGCGACCGGGCCATCGCCTCCTCCAAGTCGGGCGTGCACGGCGAGGTGGCCGCCGGGGAGGTGGTGAGTGGCTATCCGGCCATTCCCAACCGCCTCTGGCTGCGCTGCGCCGCCGCCTTCAACAGGCTGCCGGAGATGGCCCGTGCCCTGCGGGCCCTGGAGAAGCGCGGCCAGGACTGA